From bacterium, a single genomic window includes:
- a CDS encoding T9SS type A sorting domain-containing protein has protein sequence MKALHFGSILLFLVSAAPAGLWHIEEVDYSGALGFGTSLELDADDQPLIAYYMDNQLMLARWEAGGWNIEAVVAGDFGGESISLTLDSLDLPHIAYVANWPAVDLKYAHWTGTEWLTETVDGDGSSGPYCSIAVDSSDNPHIAYMDVQANGLKYARWDGDEWLLEIIDTDGACTDVSLALDSNDRPNISYTNRDAAELKYARWDGSQWLIETVDGDGPFRTFTSIALDSSEHPHIAYAYNSKGVIYQKYAYWDGSEWQIERADGGISSLVGGYCSIALDSTDQPYISYYRQLDTVLKCAHNDGSDWIPEVVDPDSGSGRYTSIEIDSLDQPHISYEGSPPDSKGLRYAWYEVSFHLLSPGNGDTVYAFPITFDWEDHDLDGLESYTLWWGTDPDFITYNEVTDIDESEYTLVGGIEDGDRIYWRVKSLDDGDGEYWAEEMNWYFDVELIQFHLLDPTKGEVVDTLSPLLDWEDSPDSDHESYTLWWGTDPDFVTYNEVTGINESKYTIPSGIGDGDRVYWRVKSLDDEGGDYWAEELDWYFDVDLPGGIDLADFGAGATDEGVLVNWRFSGEEPTGVRVLRGVGEPEVISGNLTGDSSRYLDRDVEPGESYAYWLEVVEADGTVERFGPTEAVSVPEITFELVLYAAYPSPSRDTVNFAYSLPADGRVVLSVYDLSGRRIATLVNDELTAGRHEASWNCAEITSGVYLYRLETNAGSLTKRLVVSR, from the coding sequence ATGAAAGCGCTTCACTTTGGCTCGATTCTACTCTTCCTGGTGTCGGCTGCTCCGGCCGGTCTGTGGCATATCGAAGAGGTGGATTACAGCGGCGCGTTAGGTTTCGGAACGTCCCTCGAGCTGGACGCGGACGACCAGCCGCTTATCGCGTACTACATGGATAATCAATTGATGCTCGCCCGGTGGGAGGCGGGGGGATGGAACATCGAGGCGGTTGTAGCAGGTGATTTTGGTGGTGAATCCATTTCCCTGACCCTGGACAGCCTGGACCTACCCCACATAGCTTATGTCGCGAATTGGCCGGCGGTGGACCTTAAATACGCCCACTGGACCGGAACCGAATGGCTGACTGAGACGGTTGACGGTGACGGATCCAGCGGCCCTTACTGTTCCATTGCAGTGGATTCGTCCGATAATCCACACATAGCCTATATGGATGTACAAGCCAACGGTCTGAAATACGCCCGTTGGGACGGCGACGAGTGGCTGCTCGAGATCATAGACACCGATGGCGCTTGTACGGACGTCTCGCTCGCGCTGGATTCGAACGACCGCCCCAACATATCATATACGAACAGGGACGCCGCTGAACTTAAATATGCGCGTTGGGACGGCTCCCAATGGTTGATCGAGACCGTGGACGGCGACGGTCCTTTCCGTACGTTTACTTCGATAGCCCTGGATTCGTCCGAACATCCCCATATCGCCTACGCTTACAACAGCAAAGGCGTCATCTACCAGAAATACGCCTACTGGGACGGGTCGGAGTGGCAGATAGAGAGAGCTGATGGGGGGATTTCGAGTTTGGTTGGTGGTTATTGTTCAATCGCTCTTGATTCCACCGACCAACCCTACATCTCCTATTACAGACAACTTGATACCGTACTCAAATGCGCCCACAATGACGGCTCAGACTGGATTCCCGAGGTTGTGGACCCGGATTCTGGTTCCGGCAGGTATACCTCCATCGAGATTGATTCCCTCGACCAGCCCCATATCAGCTACGAAGGCTCACCTCCCGATTCCAAAGGTCTCCGGTACGCCTGGTACGAGGTCTCCTTTCATCTTTTAAGCCCCGGGAATGGCGATACAGTATACGCATTTCCCATTACGTTTGACTGGGAAGACCACGATCTTGACGGTCTCGAGAGCTACACCCTCTGGTGGGGGACCGATCCGGACTTCATCACCTATAACGAAGTTACGGATATTGACGAGTCGGAGTATACGTTAGTTGGCGGCATCGAGGACGGGGACCGCATCTACTGGCGTGTGAAATCGCTGGACGACGGGGACGGCGAGTACTGGGCCGAGGAGATGAATTGGTACTTCGACGTGGAATTGATCCAATTTCATCTCCTGGATCCAACGAAGGGCGAGGTCGTTGATACTCTTTCGCCACTCCTGGATTGGGAGGATTCCCCCGACTCCGACCACGAATCCTACACCCTCTGGTGGGGAACCGACCCGGACTTCGTTACCTACAATGAGGTTACCGGTATAAACGAATCTAAGTATACGATTCCGAGCGGAATCGGTGATGGGGACCGCGTCTACTGGCGGGTGAAATCACTGGACGACGAGGGCGGCGACTACTGGGCCGAGGAGCTGGACTGGTACTTCGATGTTGACCTGCCCGGCGGGATTGATCTTGCCGATTTCGGCGCGGGCGCGACCGACGAGGGCGTTCTCGTAAACTGGCGCTTCTCTGGCGAAGAGCCCACCGGGGTGCGCGTCCTGCGGGGCGTGGGCGAGCCGGAAGTTATATCAGGAAATTTAACCGGCGATTCATCCAGATACCTCGACCGGGATGTAGAACCCGGCGAGAGTTACGCCTACTGGCTGGAGGTCGTCGAGGCCGACGGGACTGTCGAGCGCTTCGGGCCGACAGAGGCTGTCTCGGTCCCCGAGATAACGTTTGAGCTCGTCCTCTACGCCGCCTACCCGAGCCCGTCGCGGGACACCGTCAACTTCGCCTACTCCCTGCCCGCCGACGGCCGCGTCGTGCTATCGGTTTACGATTTATCGGGTCGGAGGATTGCGACGCTGGTCAACGACGAGCTGACCGCCGGTCGTCACGAGGCGTCCTGGAACTGCGCGGAAATCACCTCCGGCGTGTACCTCTACCGCCTGGAAACGAACGCGGGGTCGCTGACGAAGCGGCTGGTAGTCAGCCGGTAG